The following DNA comes from Thermococcus celericrescens.
CGGTTATGGTGGCGCCGCTCGGGATCATGCCGAGCGCCTCTGCGAGGTCGCCGCGGTCGTCCGCTATGACCGGGAAGGTTATCTCCTCGCCGAGGTTCTCCTTTATCCACTCCATCCACTTGAGGTGGCTGAACACCTGGTCAACGCTCAATCCAATGGGCTCGACGCCGAGCTTTCTGAACTCCTCGACGCGCTTCTGCATGCCGTAGAACTCCGTCGTACAGACCGGCGTGAAGTCGGCCGGGTGGCTGAAGAGGACGAACCACTTGCCCTTCTCCGTGAAGTAGTCGGGCAGCTTTATCCTGCCGTGGGTGGTGTTGACCTCAACTTCCGGGAACTTTTCTCCTATGACGACCATCTTTCATCACCTCTTCTTTTTCTGTGTCGTCTTCACTATAAACCATGAAGGTTCGAATATATAAACTTTTCGGTTCGCCTAACGGCATTAATCTTGTCGGATATCCACGAGATTTAAGAGCCAGTCGGTTAGCCGTGCAAAGAATGTACTTCAGTGGTTGTCATTGTGAAAAATGGGCCAGAGCACGATTGTCAGAAATAAATTCCACGATTCCGGATTTTGCCTCAAACCTTCCTGACATCGACCCATGTTGAATGACACGCCGAGCCGTTCCCATACTTTTCTACGGTTT
Coding sequences within:
- a CDS encoding redoxin domain-containing protein, which translates into the protein MVVIGEKFPEVEVNTTHGRIKLPDYFTEKGKWFVLFSHPADFTPVCTTEFYGMQKRVEEFRKLGVEPIGLSVDQVFSHLKWMEWIKENLGEEITFPVIADDRGDLAEALGMIPSGATIT